DNA sequence from the Treponema sp. OMZ 838 genome:
CCGTCGGCTTTTCTATAGATATCGGCATCTTTCCTCTGGACGCCGATAAAGCTGTAATACTTTGCATCGTCAAGCGTTCCGCTGGGCCCCGAATTCGTTGCAACAGGGATAACGGCGCTGTTCCGTTTATGTGCAGTAATGTATCCTTCGGCACCGACATAGGCCATATCAGCCTTACCGGAAACGAGCGCTTCCAATGCGATGTTATAATCGGTCGTGGTAAGAATTTTAACGTCTCGGCCGACAGCTTCTTTTAAAATTTCTTGGAATGCAGCACGGGCATCCTTCATGGATTCGCTTGATTCATTGGGATAAAAAACCATGGTAAGCGGCTTTTGTTCCTTTTTGCTGCATGAACAAACAAGGAGTGTTGATAGGCAAAGTACGAAAAAGAACGGTTTAACATACCGCAACAACTTTCCGACGTTTTGGCGGGACATATCACCAATTAAAAATGATTTCATCACTTTCTCCAAATTTGAAGGACTGCTAAAACAGTTTTTAGCGGTTCCTTTGAGTTAATTGCGTGCGCCAGTCTACTATAATTGAGGTCTTTATGCAATCGTCCGCTGTGGTTTCCGCTTTTCTACGGCATAGATAGTATTATTCTCTCTTTTGTGTTACTATCGCCGCATGATCGGATTTTTTCTCAAAAAGAATTTTTTTGACGGGTGGGACAATTTTCTCCCGCTTATGATCTTTAATGTTGCGATTATATTGATTTTTTCAGTGTTTTTCGGTTTAGCTTATTTAGTTTCAGCGGTATCGGTACTGCCGGTACTCATTTTGTTTATGTGTATCATTGGAATGGGAGTGCTGCTGTTAGCCGTTTCCAATTTGATGTCGCGTATTGCCGACTATAAATCTTTTTCATTGAAAGAAATCGGCGGAGAAATAAAACATACGTGGCGGCATGGTGTTTTGTTCGCATTAATCGAAACTTTTTGTTGGGTTGTTGCCGGAGTTGCCGTCCCCTACTATTTTTCATTTCGGAATTTTCTCGGACTCTTTCTCGGTGTTACTGTCGTATGGATTTTTGCGGTCATACAGCTGTCGCTTTTATGGTTTTTCCCGATACGGAGCCGGCTGGAATCGAATTTTGGCAAGTGTCTTAAAAAGTGCTTTATCGTTTTTTTTGATAATACCGGATTTACGCTTTTTATGCTGCTGTACAGTGTCGTTCTTATTATCATGACCCCGTTCTTAGCTTTTTTGGTGCCGGGCTTTTCAGGCCTCTTGCTTGCATGGAACAATGCCTTTAAACTGAGAATGTATAAATATGATTGGATTGAGCAGCATCCTGAAATACCGATTCAAACTGCACGGAAACAAATTCCGTGGGATGAGTTACTGGCGGAAGATCGGGAAACACTTGGCAGCCGGTCTATTCGAAATTTTATTTTTCCGTGGAAAGACTGATGAATATAGGGACATCTAAAAACTCGGTGGATTTTTAGATATTCCTCATAATGATTTTGATACATTTGACAATACTAGGGAGGATATGATGAGTGTTCATATTGGAGCAAAAGAAGGTGAAATTGCCGAACGGATTTTGCTGCCGGGCGATCCGCTGCGGGCAAAATTCGTTGCTGAAAATTTTTTGGAAAATGCACGCTGTTACAATGAAGTCCGCGGTATGTACGGATTTACCGGCACGTATAAAGGAGTGCCGGTTTCCGTGCAGGGAACGGGCATGGGGCAGCCTTCCATTTCCATCTATGTGAATGAGCTTTTCCGTGAATACGGCGTGCAGAAAGCTATCCGTATCGGTACGGCGGGAGCCTTGCAAAAAGAGATTCCGTTGCGGTCTTTGATTATCGGAATGAGCGCTGCGACCAATTCCGGTTCAAATACGCTCCGTTTCCGCGGAACCCAGTTTGCGCCTACAGCGGACTGGAAGCTCTTAAAGCATGCCTATGATGCGGCTGTCCGCTTAGGGTATAACCCCTTGGTTGGCCCCATCGCCTCTTCGGATGTGTTCTATGACGAGCTTGAAACGTGGAAACTCTGGTCGAAGTACGGTCTTTTAGCGATTGAGATGGAAGCCGCCGAGCTGTACACCCTTGCCGCACAGTACAAACGGCAGGCGCTCGCACTGCTTACCATATCCGACAATATGGTTACCCATGAAGAAACCACGGCAGAAGAGCGGCAGACATCGTTCACTGCAATGATGCAAACCGCACTTGAGGCAATTATCGCCGAATAAATAGACCTATTCGATAACTGCGTTTTCGAATAGGTCGACGAGTTCTAAATCGCACAAATAGTACGATTTAGAACATCGCATTTCACGGTAACCTGTTCAGAAACGGAAGTTTCCGAACAGGTTTAATATAAATCGAAAGAGAACGGGGCTGTCTCAAAAGTCGGTTACTTTTTTGATAACCCGTTTCCTACTTTTTTGCAAAATTGTAAGCCATTTTGTTATTGGTGATGCATATATATGGTATGAATATCATCAATAACAAAGCGCCTGATGGCGAAATCTCCTACCTTTTTGAACCGGAGACGGCGCTGCCCGATACGGAAAGCTGTCCCGTGATTTTTGAATCGGATAATCCCGAATACAGCTTGGAAAAAACAGCCGATGCCGTTTCTATCTGCGCACAGACCGTATTCGGGATTCCGGCGTTGTACCCGTGGCAGCGGCTCGTGATTGCCAATATCCTCGATGCCGTGCACGCCGCCGAAGCGGTCGAAGCTGCCGCATCGCCTGCCGGTACTACGGCGTCGCACGCCGAACGGCAGTATGGACAATATGTCGCAGCGCCGTACGAAACCGCGGTACCGCACGTAGAGGACGACTTTCTGTCCGGCACGGGGGAACCTTTAAGCGAGCTTTACGACGAGGACGGCGTGTTACGGGGCAGGCAGATTGTCTTGTTGCCGACCGGCGCGGGAAAATCGCTGTGTTTTCAGGTGCCGGCGCTGTTGTTGGATAAGCCGACACTCATTATCTATCCGCTTTTAGCCTTGATGAGCGACCAGATGCGCCGGATGTGTGAAGGCAATCTTGAACCGGTCTTGTTCCGCGGCGGCCAGAGCGGACAGGAACGAGCCGCGCAGTATGCCCGTCTCGAAGGTACGGACGGTAAACCTCCTGCGAAACTCATCATTGCCAATCCCGAAATTCTGATGCAGGAAGAAGTGTTAAACCGTATTGCAAA
Encoded proteins:
- the deoD gene encoding purine-nucleoside phosphorylase, which encodes MSVHIGAKEGEIAERILLPGDPLRAKFVAENFLENARCYNEVRGMYGFTGTYKGVPVSVQGTGMGQPSISIYVNELFREYGVQKAIRIGTAGALQKEIPLRSLIIGMSAATNSGSNTLRFRGTQFAPTADWKLLKHAYDAAVRLGYNPLVGPIASSDVFYDELETWKLWSKYGLLAIEMEAAELYTLAAQYKRQALALLTISDNMVTHEETTAEERQTSFTAMMQTALEAIIAE